The Thermosynechococcus sp. CL-1 genomic interval AGTGGATTGGCAAGGCAAAGTCAACTTGATTCAGGCTGCCCAAGCTGCTGATATTGAGCACCTGATCTTTTTCTCGATTATGGGAGCGCAGGACTATCCCCACGTGCCCCTGATGCAAATCAAACACTGTACCGAAGACTTCTTGCGCGAATCAGGGCTAAACTACACGATCCTGCGTCCCTGTGGCTTCTTTCAGGGCTTGATTGGCCAATACGCGATCCCGATTCTGGAAAATCAATCCATTTGGGTTTTGGGAGAGTCCACCGCCATTGCCTACATGGATACTCAGGACGTGGCCAAATTTGCCGTGCGTGCCATTGATCGGCCAGCGACCTATGGCAAAACCTTTGATCTAGCGGGCACCCGCGCTTGGACAGCCGATGAAATTATTAAGCTATGTGAAAATCTCTCAGGGCAGGAGGCAAAAATTACCCGCTTGCCCATTGGGGTTTTGCGAGCCGCACGGCAGGCCACCCAGTGGTTTCAGTGGACATGGAACATTAGCGATCGCCTTGCCTTTACGGAAGTGATTGCCAGTGGTCAAGTCTTCAATGCCCCGATGGAGGAAGTCTATCGCACCTTTGACCTCGATCCCAGCGAAACCCTGACCCTTGAGGCCTATTTACAGGACTATTTCACCCGAATTCTGCGTAAACTCAAAGAATTGGATTACGAAAAAGCCAAACAGAAAAAATCTGGACGCAAAAAACGCAGTCCCTTTAAGTCCACCCCCTAGGAGTTGCTGTGAAGGCGGGGATCATCTACAACGAAGGCAAACCCCTTGCGGTCGAATTGGCTACCCATGTCCGTCAAATCTTAGAGCTTCAGGGCTGGGAAGTGCACATGGCCACGGGGATTGGTGGCATTCTTGGCTATTCCCGTCCCGATAGTCCCGTCTGCCATACCCCCATTGATCAACTGGTGCCCCCCGGCTTTGATGCTTCCATGGCCTTTGCGGTGGTTCTTGGCGGCGATGGCACTGTGCTTTCTGCCTTTCGCCAGTTGGCTCCCTGTGAGATTCCGCTGCTCACCATCAACACCGGCCACTTGGGCTTTCTCACCGAGGGCTATGTCGCCGATTTAGAACCTGCCCTTGATCAAGTGCTGCGCGGCGACTACACGATTGAAGATCGCACGATGCTCACGGTTCAAGTCCTGCGCGATCAAACCGTTATTTGGGAAGCCCTCTCCCTCAATGAAATGGTGATCCACAAAGAACCCCTGACGGGAATGTGCCACTTTGAAGTGGATGTGGGTGCCCATGCCCGCGTGGATATTGCTGCTGATGGCTTGATTCTCTCCACCCCCACCGGTTCTACGGCCTATGCCCTCTCGGCGGGTGGCCCTGTGATTACCCCCGGTGTGGCGGCTTTACAATTGGTGCCCATTTGTCCCCACTCTTTAGCCTCCCGTGCCCTTGTCTTTGCCAACAGCGAACCGGTGTGGATTTATCCAGCGAACCCCTTCAAGCATCTCATTCTGGTGGTGGATGGCAATGCGGGCTGCTACATTCAGCCAGAGGATCAAGTTTTTGTGCAACGTGCCCCCTACCGTGCCCGCTTCATTCGCCTGCGTGCGCCAGAATTCTTCCATGTGCTGCGGCAAAAACTGGGCTGGGGACTGCCCCATGTAGCCAAACCACGCCCCAAGAATAGTCCAAATCCCTAGGGCAAATGGTCTCGAAGGAACCCCCGATGACAACAGCAGCCGAACGGATTCAACAACTGCGGCACCTGCTTCAGCGTGCGAGCTACGCCTACTATGCCCTCGATCAGCCGATCATGGAAGATGAAGTCTATGACCAGCTCTATCGCGAACTGCAGGAACTCGAAGCGGCTCATCCTGAGTACATCACCCCCGACAGCCCTACCCAGCGGGTCGGCGAAGCTCCCGTCAGTCAATTTGAGAGTGTCAGCCATCGCATTCCCCTCTATAGCCTCGAAAATGCCTTTACCTTTGCCGATATGGTGGCGTGGCAGGAACGCTGGCAGCGCTATTGGCGTAGCCTACGGCGAGAGGAGCCAATTCCCCCGACGGAATATGTCTGCGAACTCAAAATGGATGGCGTGGCCCTTGCTTTGACCTATGAAAACGGGTTATTGGTGCGGGGGGCAACTCGGGGCGATGGCCAACGCGGTGAGGATATTACCAGCAATGTGCGCACGATTCGCACCATTCCCCTGCGGCTAGCCGTCGAGAACCCACCACCAATCGTTGAAGTTCGTGGGGAAGCTTTTTTGCCTTTGGCGCGATTCCATCAACTCAACCAAGAACGCCAAGCCCAAGGAGAAGCTCCCTTTGCTAATCCCCGTAATGCCGCCGCCGGTACTCTCCGTCAACTGGATCCGCGCATTGTTGCCCAACGCCAACTGGACTTCTTTGCCTATGCGCTGCATTTACCTGAAGGGGGTAGCGTTCCCTTGGGTGAGCACCAAGCAGGGGAACCCCAATCGCAGCGGCAAGTGCTCAATGCGCTGCAACGCCTTGGCTTTCGGGTCAATCCCCACAATGCCGACTGCCCTGACCTAGAGGCGGTGAAAGCCTACTACGACCACTGGCAAACTGCACGCCACCAACTGCCCTATCTGACCGATGGCATTGTGGTCAAGCTCAATGATTTAACGCTGCAACAGGCTCTTGGCTTTACGCAAAAGTTTCCCCGAGGTTGTATTGCTTGGAAGTATGAACCGGAACAGGCGATTACCGATGTGGTGACAATTACGGTTCAGGTGGGACGCACGGGTGCGCTCACCCCAGTCGCTGAACTGGTGCCAGTGCAATTAGTGGGTACCACGGTATCACGGGCAACGCTGCACAATGCAGACTACATTGCCGAATTGGATTTGCACATTGGCGATAAGGTGGTGATCCACAAAGCCGGCGAAATCATTCCAGAGATTGTGCGGGTCTTTCCCGAATTGCGATCGCCAACGGCTCAACCCTTTACGATGCCCACCGTGTGTCCTGAATGTCATCAGCCGGTGGTGCGCCCTGCCAACGAAGCTGTGAGTCGCTGTGTCAATCCGCGGTGTCCGGCGATCGTGCGCGGCCAAATCCTCCACTGGGCAAGTCGGGATGCCTTGGATATTCAAGGGTTAGGGGAAAAGCTAGTACAGCAATTGGTGGCCAAGGAGTTGGTGCACACCCCAGCGGATCTCTATCGCCTGACGGCAGCACAACTGTTGCGCCTTGAGCGCATGGGTCAAAAGTCCGCTGCTAAATTGTTGCAGGCGATCGCCGACTCGAAAGAACAACCGTGGCCACGGGTGCTCTATGGCCTAGGCATCCGCCATGTGGGGAGTGTCAATGCCCAAGTGCTTGCCGATCAATTCAAGTCTGTTGAGGAGCTGGCCGCTGCTACCGTCGCCGATCTGTGTGGGGTCTATGGCATTGGTGAGGAAATTGCCCAAGCGGTTCACGAGTGGTTCCAAGACCCAGCGCACCAAACCCTCATTGCTGATCTCAAAGCCTTGGGGCTACAACTGGCGGCGGCGATCGCCACTGCACCAACGACTGGGCAACCCCTTGCGGGCAAACGTTTTGTGATTACAGGCACCCTACCCAGCCTCACCCGTGAAGCAGCCAAAACGCTGATCCAGCAACATGGCGGTCAAGTGAGTGAGAGTGTCAGTCGGCAAACGGATTATCTAGTGGTGGGCGAAAAAGCGGGGAGTAAACTGCGACGCGCTCAAGAATTGGGCATCCCCTGCATCAGTGAAACAGAACTTATAGAAATGTGTCGTTAGACAAAAAATTAGTGGGAGTACGGCGTCACGACCCTGAAAAATCTTTTAGCCTAAAAAGTGTGGCTGCTTAGTACCTAACGTTCAAGCACAATAGGGGGCAATTCGCTGATCTATGGTTTCTGTCACGCCGTCTCGACCTGCTGGGAGTGCCAATGCTATGACCCGTGCTCAGGGCTATCAGCATCAGTTACACCAAACTCATCCGACGCGCACCAATCACTATAGCCTGCGGGACTATCTGCAATTTGATCGCCAACGGGGCAGCATTACCGACTGGTATGATCAGCGGATCGCTCTAGCGACAGAAGACTTTGTCATTGGCCTAGTGGAAGGTCTCGAAGAGGAAGTTGGCCCTGCTTCTGCCCTCGTCATGTACAAAATTGGCGAAGAGTGGGGCAAACGCGATGCGGTTGTCTTTAAGCAACACTTTGAGCAAGAGTACCAGCGCGAACTACGCAAGGCCGCCTTGACATTTATCCTTGAGGCTTGGTGGTGGCCCTTTACGACCCTAGGCTGGGGCAACTGGGAAGTGGATCTCACGGAGCAAAAGAATGGTTTTATGTTCATCAATATCTTTGACTCCGTGGTGGCGCGCACCCTTGGGGATGTGGGTAAGCCCGTCTGCTACATCTATGCCGGTCTGTTTGCGGGCTTCTTTACGGGATTGATTCAAAAGCCCCTGAGTTGTATCGAGTTGCAGTGCTATGCCATGGGGGAAACCTACTGTAAGTTTCTCGTCGGTAAACAGGATCGCATTGATGCTGCTGCCTTCTGGCAAAACGAAGGAGCCACGGCACGGGATATTGAAAAACGCCTGCGCCAAGGGGAGTTGGTGAAACGATAAGCTCCAGGTGAGTGTGTTCATTTATTTTCTAGCGAGGGTTGCCCTATGTTCCGTCAGTTGAATCACTTAACCGTTGTTGCCGATGGTCGCTATGCCCGTCCTGAGGAATTGAACTTTCTGCGGGATTATCTGGCCTCGGTGGAGAGTCGCATCAGTGCCTACGAAAAAATCCGCACTGAGGCGGAAATGATGGCGGATAAAATTCAATCCATGCAAAAGGCAGAAAATCCCCGCTGCTTCCAGTTCATCAATGGCGATCGCTCAGAAATTTGCCGTCGTGATTTAGTGGATACCATTCGTCTGTGTGCCTCGGCCATGCTTTTTGCGGAGTTGGACTTGCTGCGGGATAATTTCTTACTTTGGTACCGCACCATTGTCAAATCCTTTAACTACGAAGCAACTGCCTCCTCCACCTATGGCAAGTACCTGCCGAATATGATGAAGCAACTGCTCACGCCCGAAGAACAACGGGTGATGCAGCCTGTCCTTGCCCTCGGCAGTTCAATTTTGTCAGAATAGAGTTGTTGTGGGGTGGGACTGATGCTGCGTCAACTAGAAAAACTCAGCCTTGAGGCCGATGGCCGCTATGCCAGTGCCAAGGAACTGGAATTTCTCAGAAATTATCTAGCAGCAGCGGAGCAGCGCATTCGTGCCTACGAAAAAATCCGCGATGCTGAAGAGAAAATCCTAGATCAGGTGGAGCAGCAACTGCGCGCCAAAAGTCCCCATATTTTCCGTAAGGGCAATCACGACTATTCCGCCGTGTGTCGGCGCGATCGCAAGCATGTGCTGCGCCTAGCGGCAGCGGCGATGTTATTTGCCGATTTGGATGCCCTGCGGGATGGCTTCTTGCTGTGGTACCGCACGATCATTAAGGCCTTCAAGGATGAAAAGGTGGCACAAGTGACGTACCAAGTCCTGCCCCAAGCGGTCAATCAAGTGCTCTCGGGAGAGGAAACACCGTTAATGCAGCCTGTGATGGCACTGACCCAGTCCATCCTAGGGGAATCGGCTTGAGCACCTGAGCAGTGTGGCAAAAATGCGCTAGCCTAGAAGCACCGATTGCACGGGGCAATTTATCACTCCTGCGATCGCCTTTGGCGTACCATTGGTATTCGCCGCTATAGTATTACTAAGATTCATTGGGATACACAAAGGCATGACCATATCGGCGCAATTGCTGCAACGGGCAGATTTGATCGGTACACAGGTAATTACCCGTGATACTGGTCGGAAGTTAGGCGTCATTAATCAAGTTTGGGTCGATATTGACCAGCGGCAAGTGGTGGCCTTGGGGGTACGCAATACCCTCTTTACAGGGGAGCAACGCTACATTCTTCTCGACAGTATTCGCCAAATTGGCGATGTCATTCTCGTTGAGCACGATGATGATGTCACCGAAGCTCTCAATACCTACAACTACAGCACACTGATTGATAGTGAGATTGTCACCGAAACCGGCGAAGTGCTGGGTAAGGTACGGGGCTTTAAGTTTGATCCTGAAACGGGCGACATTACGGATTTGATTTTGGCTTCCATTGGCTTGCCTTGGATTCCGGCGCAACTGATTAGCACCTACGAGTTGCCCATTGAGGAAATTGTCAGCACCGGCCCTGATCGCATTATTGTCTTTGAAGGGGCAGAAACCCGCCTGCGGCAATTAACAGTGGGTCTCTTAGAACGGGTCGGCTTGGGGGCACCCCCTTGGGAAAGCGACGAGGACGAGTACTATCAACCCGTTACGCCGAGCAGTAATCAATTGCCCTCCGGAGCGCGATCGCCTGTCTATCCCCCCCAACGCAGCCGCAGTGATTACGAAGCCGATTGGGAAACCGCTCCCCGGCGGCGCCGTCGCCAGCCCGAGTATGTGGAGTATGAGGAGGAGTATGAGTACGAAGAGCGTCCCCGCTCGCGTCAAGTTAAACCTCCAGCTCCAGCCATGCCCGTAGAACTGCCGGAATCGGAACCCACTGCCGATCCTTGGGAAGAACAACAACCGATTCGCCTTGAGCAGCGGCAGAAGCAAGAGGAATACGATCACGAATAGTCGGGAATAGTCCACAATGGCCTATGTCCCACTGGCCACGGTACTTCAGCAATGGCAGCAGGCTCCTGAATGGCAACAGCCGCAACACTTCTTGCGTCTTTTGGAGCAGTGGCCGCAGCTCGTGGGGGCGGTCGTCGCTGAGCACGCTGTTCCTGTGGAACTCACCAGTCAAGGGGTTTTGCAGGTGGCCGTTGCCAGTAGTACTTGGGCACATCATCTGATGTTCTCGCGATCGCCCGTCATGGTCAAAATTCAGCAGACCCTTGGTATTCCCCTCAGTGATATTCGCTTTTCCAATCGGGACTGGCAACCCCAACGCTCGGCGATCGCTAGCCATGAGGCCTTACCGAAAGTCGGGAATCTTCCCAGTGTGGCGCCTGCGGCCACTCCCCAAGAGGCTTTTCAACGATGGCAAGCCCAAGTGCGCCAGCGATCGCGAGACTATCCTCTTTGCCCCCGCTGTCAGTGCCCTACGCCAATCCAAGAATTGCAGCGCTGGGGAGTCTGTGGGCTGTGTTATGCACGGCCTAGATGCCAGAGCCGTTGAGAAACTCTTCAATGGGGCGATCGCTCAGGCGGCAGGCTTGACCTTGGGAGGCTTGCAAATGTCCTTGCGCCAGAGCAGGCACCTTTTCCTGCTGTTGCAGTGTTTGCACCTGTTTCTCTAGGAGTTCAATGCGATCCAAGAGATAGCGAATTGCTTCGGCCTCAGAGTCTGGCAGTTGACCGTGTTCCAAGGGGGCAATTTTGGCACCTGCACGATAGACAATTCGCCCGGGAATCCCCACCACGGTACAATCCGAGGGCACATCTCGCAGCACCACAGACCCCGCGCCAATGCGCACATTGTCCCCAATCGTGAGGTTGCCCAACACCTTTGCCCCAGCACCGACAACCACATTTTCACCGAGGGTAGGGTGCCGCTTTCCCGTTTCTTTACCGGTACCGCCGAGGGTCACTCCCTGATAAATCAAACAGTAATTGCCCACAATCGCAGTCTCGCCAATGACGACCCCCATGCCGTGATCAATGAAAACGCCCTTGCCAATCGTGGCGCCGGGGTGAATTTCAATCCCCGTCAGCAGGCGAGCAATGTGAGAAATAAAGCGGGGGATAAAGGGAATACCCCGCCGCCAAAGCCAGTGGCTCAACCGATGGAGAACAATGGCCTGAAGTCCGGGATAGCAAAAAACAACCTCTAACCAATTGCGGGCAGCGGGATCCCGCTCAAAGATAATTTGGAAATCTGCTTTGAGGGTGCTGAGCACACGCGGCTCCTTGGCAGTGATGCAACCTAAACAGCAGTTTTGATCTTAGCGGATTTTGCCAAGGTCTAAGAGGCTTCAGGAGGCCACCAAAGGGGAAGGTTGCGATCGCCGAGTGCGCTGTAGGCCATATTCGAGGGCTTCGGCAACTGCTTGGTAGGAAGCTTCAATGATATTGGCAGAGACACCGACTGTTGCCCAGCGATCGCGCCCATTACTGGATTCCACCAGCACCCGTGTTTTGGCTGCCGTGCCGGCATGGCCATCTAAAATCCGCACCTTGTAGTCCGTCAGGTGAAACTCGGCAATCTCTGGATAGAAGGACATCAAGGCCTTGCGCAGCGCCTGATCCAATGCCGAGACAGGACCATTGCCCTCTGCCGCCGTGAGCATCTCCTCCCCATTGACTTCAACTTTGACCGTGGCCAGAGACTGGCTGCGAATCGTGGCCTCTAGTTGGCGTGAATCGGTGCGGCAAAAAACATCAAAGCCCTTGAGGGTAAAGGGTCGCTGGCGCTGCCCTAGAACCTCCTGAATCAGCAGTTCAAAGCTCGCTTCCGCCGCTTCAAATTGATAGCCTTCGCTTTCTAGGTGTTTAATCCGCTCCAAAATCGTCCGACTCAGGGGATGCTGCCGATCCAACTCAAAGCCGAGTTCACTGGTTTTCGCCAAAATATTGCTGATACCCGCCTGCTCAGAAATAATAATGCGCCGTTGATTGCCCACCCAATGCGGCTCAATGTGTTCGTAGGTACGGGGGTTACGCTGCACGGCACTGACATGGATTCCCCCCTTGTGGGCAAAGGCCGACAGACCCACATAGGGCGCGTGATCATCGGGGGCAAGGTTGACAATTTCACTCACATGGCGGCTGACTTCCGTCAGTGTCGCCAACTGCTCCGGAGTGACACAGTCATAGCCGAGTTTCAATTGCAGATTGGGAATCAGGGTGCACAGATTGGCATTGCCGCAGCGTTCGCCATAGCCGTTGATCGTTCCCTGCACCATCCGCACACCACTTTGCACCGCCGCAAGGGCATTGGCTACTGCCGTCCCGGCATCATTGTGGGTGTGAATCCCCAGACAATCAAGGCCACCAAAGTGCGCCATTACGTCTGCCACTACGGCTTGAATTTGATGGGGGAGGCAACCGCCATTGGTATCACACAGAACGAGCCATTCTGCCCCAGCAGCCAAAGCCGTTTCAAGGGTTTGTAGGGCATAGTCTGGATTGGCAAGATAGCCATCAAACCAATGCTCAGCATCGTAGATCACCCGCCGTCCTTGGGAGCGGAGGAACTGGATTGAGTCGGCAATCATGGCGCAGTTTTCGGCCAAGGTGGTCTTGAGGCCGTCGGTGACATGCAGATCCCAAGATTTGCCAAAGAGTGTCACCCAGCGGGTACCGGCCGCTAGAATCGGCTCAAACATTGGCTCTTCTGCGGCCTTGCGGCCGGGGCGACGAGTGGCACAAAAAGCAACGATTTCTGCCTGTTGGAGGGGCGTTTCCTGCAACTGCCAAAAAAACTGTACGTCCTTGGGATTGGCACCCGGCCACCCCCCCTCAATAAAGGGAATGCCAAGGCGATCCAGTTGACGGGCAATCCGCAGTTTATCCTCGAGGGAGAGGGAGAGACCTTCCCGCTGGGCGCCATCGCGGAGAGTGGTATCGTACAGCCAAATTTTCACTGTGCCGACTCTCCCTTGGGATGCTCATAGTCATTGGCGTAAGCCTGCAGCAAAGAACTGACTTGGGAAAAGACCTCTTTACCAGAGGTTTTGCCAATGGCCGATCGCTCCGGATGAAATTGTGGCCGTGCCATGCTGCGGTTAATCGCCTCTTGGACTTGGGCGCGAATCAGATCCATGAGTTCCTCTTCAGCCCGCTGGCGTTGATACTGTGCGCCCTCTTCGGTTGTGGCGTAGAGCGGGGGAAGGCGGTTGAGGGCGTAGGCGGCAATATCTCCCAAATCAAGGGCGCATTCTTGCTCCGCTTCAATGGCAGCAATGCGGGTAATTGCCTCGGTGAGCACCAATTCTTCCATGACGTTGATAAATTGCTTGCGGGGAACCGCCACCACTTGCCCCGTCAATAGGGCACCCATAAGGCGATCCAACGCCATATAGTCTTCCACGGAGAGTTCGGTGGCTTTGTCGCAAATGCGTCCTACTTCTGCCTCCTGCGTTGGTGTGAGATAACCATTGCGCAGTGCTTGTTCAACAATCTCTTGAATCCCCATACGTGTTTCCGCCGTAATTGCTGTAGGGGCACTCCCCCACTCAAATTTAGTATATGCCGAGGAACTGCCAAGGGCAGGGGGAATTTTGCACTGTAGGTAGTCCATATTTTAGAAAAAGGCGGTAACGCTAAGATAACGATAAGAACTGTTGCAAAGAACTGCCAAATCCTACGAAATCTTTATATTTATACCTGTATAGCCAAGTGGTAAAATTGTCGTAGGAAATAATTAAAGGCTAGCAGTCGCCCACATCATTCTCATTTCTTCTTCTGTTGCAGCCTATGGTTGTTTGGTTGTCATCTTTTTTACATACCGTAGAGCCATTACTAGTCCCAATTTGTTTTTGTTTTGCTTGGCTGCTGCTGGCAATCATGGCGTGGAATGTGTGGCACTTCACACAGGAGGGGCTGGCGATCGCCCGCCGTCTGCATCAAATTCCCTGTTCTCGCTGTCGTTTCTTTTCAGGAGACTACCGCCTCAAGTGTTCCCTACATCCCGATTGGGCAGCTACTGAAGCCGCCATTCAATGTCCCGACTATCATTTTGAATAAAGCACCGAGAGACCGAATTTATTCCTCTAGGGAGTTGGAAAAGGGAGCACCGTGCTCACACAGTATCCACAATTAGTCATCTCCACCGAGGCCAGCACCTATATCGTCCCTCTTACCCAAGGCAATTCATGGGTGATTGGTCGAGGTAAAGACTGCACAATTGTTTTGGCGGATCGCTGGTCTTCCCGTCGCCATGCCATGATTCAGCGTCTGGATAATGATGATTATTATCTCATTGATTTGGGGAGTCGTAATGGCTGTGTGCTGAATGGTCAAATGATTCAGGTGCCGACGCTCCTCAAAACGGGCGATCGCTTTATTATCGGCAAAACAACCCTTGAATTTCGTACCGATGAGGCTGTCTCCACCACCCCGCCGGCTGCCCCTCTTGCCCTTCAACCCACCATTCTCATCATTCAACCCCCCGGCATTCAAGTACAAATTTGGCAAGAATTGCTGCGCAGTCAGGGGTTAGAAGTTATCGTTGAATCGGGGCAAATCAATAGCCGCCGCATTATTAGTGATTTTGTGACCGTGATGCAGCGCAACCCTGACCTGTTGCTCCTTGATTCGCAACTGGAAACCCCGGATATTGGTAACCTTTTGAATTGGATCAAGGCAACCTATCCCAAGCTGCGCAGTTTCATTATTGACCGCTACGACAACCATATTTCCCCCATGCAGCGACAATGGGCAGTAGAACATGGGGCAATTGATTGGCTGCCCGCACTGCCCGATGAAAATCTCACCATGTTTGGGGCAGAAATTGCAGCTCAATTACGCCGCATTCTCAAGGCCTTGGGACGCAACAAACTAGAGCAAGACAGGCTCGCAGTGGCTCTTTTGAATCTGCAATTGGCGACCAATGATGATTTGCCCTCCCAGTTGCTCAGTGAGTATGTCAATCGCCCGCCCTTTCCCCCTGAATAGTTGGCAGTTGATCCACCTGAAAATACTGGTGAAAGCGCTCAGTGACTTGGAGGATGTAGGAGCGACTTTGGCTATCCCGCCGCCGCTGAATAAACCCAAGGGTGAGGAGTTCTTGAATGTGTTGGTAGGCACTGGATCCCCGCAGTTCAATCACCTCTGGTTGGCGAATGGGGCCACGAAAAGCAATCAGGGCTAATGTGCGCTGTGCCGCAACCCCCAATTCAACGGGGATAAGGGACTGAACCAATTCTTGAAAGGCGGGCTTGAGTTGCAGGCTGTATCTATCGTCAATTTGGACAATTTCAAGGGCCGTTTGGCGATGGGCATAGTCGTTGAGTAGCTCAATCAGTGCCATTTCAACGGCCTCAGGAGCAGTGGCGGCAAGGGTTGCTAGTTCAGCAAGGGTCAGGGGCTGCGCCTTCAGGTAGAGAATGGCCTCCACCCGCATCGTTAATGTACGCAGGTCAGTGTCCCCTTGCATAGGCTATTGCCAGCGGAACAGGGCCGCTCCCCAAGTTAACCCCGCACCAAAGCCAGCGGTGGCAATTAAGTCTCCGGGTTGAATATGCCCCTGTTGAATCGGAGCCGTCAGGGCAAGGGGAATCGAGGCGGCGGAGGTATTACCATACTGACCCACATTGCTAATCACCTTTTCCTGAGGAATGCCCAAACGCTGGGCAACCGCGTCCAGAATGCGTTGATTGGCCTGATGCAACACCAGCCAGTCAATTTCCTCAACCGTACACCCCGCGCGGTGCAGGGCTTTCTCAATGACTTCAGGGACTTGGGTGACGGCAAAGCGATAAACTTCACGGCCATTCATGGCAATGGGAGCAAATCCCCCTTGGGCGATCGCGAGATTGTCCCCTAAGGTCTGGGGAGTACCAGCAAAGGCAAGGGTAAGGTGCTCATTGAGGCGACCATCACTGCGCAATTCAAAGCTCAAGAGTTGATCAGCATCGCTGGCTTGCAAGACCATCGCGCCGGCGCCATCGCCAAAGAGAATGCAGGTGCGGCGATCGCCCCAATCCACCCAGCGCGACAGAATATCACCACCAATGACCAAGGCACTGCGGTAGGCACCGGTGCGCAAATACTGAGCCGCCGTAACCAAGGCAAAGAGAAAGCCAGAACAGGCAGCCGTTAAGTCAAAGGCCACGGCATTTATCGCACCAATGCGAGTTTGCACCAAGCAGGCGGTGCCAAAGAGATCATCGGGCGTAGAGGTCGCCAAGATGATTAAATCGACTGCTGTGGGTTCTAGGCCGGCCATCTGTAGGGCTGCGCCCGCCGCTTCGCTGGCCAAATCCACAAGACGCTGGTCAGGAGCTGCCACGTGCCGTTCTTGAATGCCCGTACGGGATTGAATCCACTCATCAGACGTATCCACAAGGGCACTGAGGTGGGCATTGGTCAAGCATTGACGGGGGATTGCCGCGCCCACACCGCTAAATTTAACGCCCTGCACAGTCACTAAGCCTGATCCTCAACGGCAACGGCATGCTGATAACAGGCCTGAATCCGCTCTGAAACGCGATGATCCACCGCTTCCTTGGCTAGGCGAATGGCATTGAAAATCGAGGGCGCTTGGGAACTGCCGTGGCTAATGATACAGATGCCATCCACCCCCAACAGCAAACCACCGCCATGTTCGGCATGATCAATGCGCTGCTTAATTTTGCGGAGATTGGGACGCAGCAGCGCCGTACCCAGTTGCCCGCGCCAGCCCCGAGGTAGCTCTTCACGGAGAATTTGGACAAGGACACTACCCAAGGATTCAGCAAATTTAAGCAGAACATTGCCAACAAAGCCATCACAGACCACGACATCAAATTGTCCCGACAGAACATCGCGGCCTTCGGCATTGCCCAAGAAGGAGATTTGGCGATTTTGCCGCAGGAGTTGATGTGCCTTTAGGGCCAGATCATTGCCTTTGCAGTCCTCTTCGCCAATGTTAAGCAAGCCCACTTTGGGATCTTCGACATCCAAGACGTACTGGCTGTAGATCGAACCCATGACCGCAAATTGCTCAAGGTATTTCGGGCGGCAGTCCACATTGGCACCGACATCGAGGACAAGAACGGATT includes:
- a CDS encoding late competence development ComFB family protein, whose amino-acid sequence is MGIQEIVEQALRNGYLTPTQEAEVGRICDKATELSVEDYMALDRLMGALLTGQVVAVPRKQFINVMEELVLTEAITRIAAIEAEQECALDLGDIAAYALNRLPPLYATTEEGAQYQRQRAEEELMDLIRAQVQEAINRSMARPQFHPERSAIGKTSGKEVFSQVSSLLQAYANDYEHPKGESAQ
- the scpB gene encoding SMC-Scp complex subunit ScpB, producing the protein MQGDTDLRTLTMRVEAILYLKAQPLTLAELATLAATAPEAVEMALIELLNDYAHRQTALEIVQIDDRYSLQLKPAFQELVQSLIPVELGVAAQRTLALIAFRGPIRQPEVIELRGSSAYQHIQELLTLGFIQRRRDSQSRSYILQVTERFHQYFQVDQLPTIQGERAGD
- a CDS encoding FHA domain-containing protein, yielding MLTQYPQLVISTEASTYIVPLTQGNSWVIGRGKDCTIVLADRWSSRRHAMIQRLDNDDYYLIDLGSRNGCVLNGQMIQVPTLLKTGDRFIIGKTTLEFRTDEAVSTTPPAAPLALQPTILIIQPPGIQVQIWQELLRSQGLEVIVESGQINSRRIISDFVTVMQRNPDLLLLDSQLETPDIGNLLNWIKATYPKLRSFIIDRYDNHISPMQRQWAVEHGAIDWLPALPDENLTMFGAEIAAQLRRILKALGRNKLEQDRLAVALLNLQLATNDDLPSQLLSEYVNRPPFPPE
- the cimA gene encoding citramalate synthase, encoding MKIWLYDTTLRDGAQREGLSLSLEDKLRIARQLDRLGIPFIEGGWPGANPKDVQFFWQLQETPLQQAEIVAFCATRRPGRKAAEEPMFEPILAAGTRWVTLFGKSWDLHVTDGLKTTLAENCAMIADSIQFLRSQGRRVIYDAEHWFDGYLANPDYALQTLETALAAGAEWLVLCDTNGGCLPHQIQAVVADVMAHFGGLDCLGIHTHNDAGTAVANALAAVQSGVRMVQGTINGYGERCGNANLCTLIPNLQLKLGYDCVTPEQLATLTEVSRHVSEIVNLAPDDHAPYVGLSAFAHKGGIHVSAVQRNPRTYEHIEPHWVGNQRRIIISEQAGISNILAKTSELGFELDRQHPLSRTILERIKHLESEGYQFEAAEASFELLIQEVLGQRQRPFTLKGFDVFCRTDSRQLEATIRSQSLATVKVEVNGEEMLTAAEGNGPVSALDQALRKALMSFYPEIAEFHLTDYKVRILDGHAGTAAKTRVLVESSNGRDRWATVGVSANIIEASYQAVAEALEYGLQRTRRSQPSPLVAS
- a CDS encoding DciA family protein, whose product is MAYVPLATVLQQWQQAPEWQQPQHFLRLLEQWPQLVGAVVAEHAVPVELTSQGVLQVAVASSTWAHHLMFSRSPVMVKIQQTLGIPLSDIRFSNRDWQPQRSAIASHEALPKVGNLPSVAPAATPQEAFQRWQAQVRQRSRDYPLCPRCQCPTPIQELQRWGVCGLCYARPRCQSR
- the cysE gene encoding serine O-acetyltransferase, giving the protein MLSTLKADFQIIFERDPAARNWLEVVFCYPGLQAIVLHRLSHWLWRRGIPFIPRFISHIARLLTGIEIHPGATIGKGVFIDHGMGVVIGETAIVGNYCLIYQGVTLGGTGKETGKRHPTLGENVVVGAGAKVLGNLTIGDNVRIGAGSVVLRDVPSDCTVVGIPGRIVYRAGAKIAPLEHGQLPDSEAEAIRYLLDRIELLEKQVQTLQQQEKVPALAQGHLQASQGQACRLSDRPIEEFLNGSGI
- a CDS encoding PRC-barrel domain-containing protein, giving the protein MTISAQLLQRADLIGTQVITRDTGRKLGVINQVWVDIDQRQVVALGVRNTLFTGEQRYILLDSIRQIGDVILVEHDDDVTEALNTYNYSTLIDSEIVTETGEVLGKVRGFKFDPETGDITDLILASIGLPWIPAQLISTYELPIEEIVSTGPDRIIVFEGAETRLRQLTVGLLERVGLGAPPWESDEDEYYQPVTPSSNQLPSGARSPVYPPQRSRSDYEADWETAPRRRRRQPEYVEYEEEYEYEERPRSRQVKPPAPAMPVELPESEPTADPWEEQQPIRLEQRQKQEEYDHE